In Pseudodesulfovibrio hydrargyri, a single window of DNA contains:
- a CDS encoding flagellar basal body-associated FliL family protein: MVLLVPDDAEDVTDAPAERKAELDDAAASKATQKVDLDLDDAPFLEDEDEEEDIEEVESETPFLTEDEGKPKPGLVALLKNKFVLMGLGVILLLLVVIIILLLREPEAPPPPPPPPVEQPAIPEPPPEVPETPQIIIKLDPFLIEQTDAAGKIRFLEVSILLSTEDDGLARQFKQETFAVRNALYYYLKNKDLQFLSDKENSEKLKRELLVIINQYMGFGQFDTLMFEQYLVR; the protein is encoded by the coding sequence ATGGTCCTGCTCGTTCCGGATGATGCCGAAGATGTAACCGACGCTCCCGCCGAGCGGAAAGCGGAGTTGGACGACGCGGCCGCGAGCAAGGCCACCCAGAAGGTCGATCTCGACCTCGACGACGCCCCGTTCCTCGAAGACGAGGACGAGGAAGAGGATATCGAGGAGGTTGAGAGCGAGACTCCGTTCTTGACCGAGGACGAAGGCAAGCCCAAACCGGGTCTGGTCGCCCTGCTCAAGAACAAATTCGTGCTCATGGGCCTGGGCGTCATCCTGCTCCTGCTGGTCGTCATCATCATCCTCCTGCTGCGCGAACCCGAGGCGCCGCCACCGCCGCCACCGCCGCCGGTCGAGCAACCGGCCATCCCGGAACCGCCGCCCGAGGTTCCGGAGACGCCCCAGATCATCATCAAGCTCGATCCGTTCCTCATCGAACAGACGGACGCGGCGGGCAAGATCCGCTTCCTCGAGGTCAGCATCCTCCTGTCTACCGAGGACGACGGCTTGGCCCGGCAGTTCAAGCAGGAGACGTTTGCCGTCCGCAACGCCCTGTACTATTATCTCAAGAATAAGGATTTGCAGTTTTTGTCCGATAAGGAGAACAGCGAGAAGCTGAAAAGGGAACTGCTGGTCATCATCAACCAATACATGGGGTTCGGCCAGTTCGATACGTTGATGTTCGAACAATATCTTGTGAGGTGA
- the lpxC gene encoding UDP-3-O-acyl-N-acetylglucosamine deacetylase: MSQTTIHRSVRCTGIGLHSGKQVDLVLRPAAEDTGILFSLRDGTGSTFLTPAPSLVVETSLATVLGDGRETVATVEHLLATINGMGIDNIHIEVTGKEVPIMDGSAGSFVYLLKQAGVRTLNKPRKVLTFKKTMEFEQDGKYIKVRPYDGLRVDYTIEFAHPLIGRQQMAMEITPENFTQHLAKARTFGFLKEVDYLHANGLALGGSLDNAVVLDEYNILNAEGLRFEDEFVRHKMLDFVGDIATFGARLQGHFEVFASGHALNNAFLRHLDENRDLYLEEKVEPVPAAEESPAREQLQPTPAVA, encoded by the coding sequence ATGTCTCAGACAACCATACATAGATCAGTACGTTGCACCGGTATCGGGCTCCACAGCGGCAAGCAGGTGGATCTGGTTCTCCGGCCCGCAGCGGAGGACACCGGCATCCTGTTTTCGCTACGCGACGGCACCGGGTCCACCTTCCTGACCCCCGCCCCGTCCCTGGTCGTGGAGACCAGCCTGGCCACGGTGCTGGGAGACGGCCGCGAGACAGTGGCCACCGTCGAACATCTGCTCGCCACCATCAACGGCATGGGCATCGACAACATCCATATCGAAGTCACGGGCAAGGAAGTGCCCATCATGGACGGCAGCGCCGGTTCCTTCGTCTACCTGCTCAAACAGGCGGGCGTGCGCACCCTGAACAAGCCCCGCAAGGTCTTGACCTTCAAGAAGACCATGGAGTTCGAGCAGGACGGCAAATACATCAAGGTCCGCCCCTACGACGGCCTGCGCGTGGACTACACCATCGAGTTCGCGCACCCGCTCATCGGTCGTCAGCAGATGGCCATGGAGATCACCCCCGAGAATTTCACCCAGCATCTGGCCAAGGCCCGCACTTTCGGTTTCCTCAAGGAGGTCGACTACCTGCATGCCAACGGCCTGGCCCTGGGCGGCTCCCTGGACAACGCGGTCGTCTTGGACGAATACAATATCCTCAATGCCGAAGGGCTGCGCTTCGAGGACGAGTTCGTGCGCCACAAGATGCTTGACTTCGTCGGCGACATCGCCACCTTCGGCGCGCGGCTTCAGGGTCACTTCGAGGTCTTCGCCTCGGGCCACGCCCTGAACAACGCCTTCCTCCGCCATCTCGACGAAAACCGCGACCTCTATCTCGAGGAAAAGGTTGAGCCCGTTCCCGCCGCCGAGGAATCCCCGGCGCGCGAACAGCTCCAGCCCACCCCCGCCGTGGCTTAG